AGAGCTGCGTCTTCCGCGCCGCCGCCGAGTACCTCGACCGGGATCCGTGGGACCTCGGCCCGGAGCGGTTCCGCTTCTTCTGAGCTCGCGCCCTAGGGGTAGACGACGATCGGCTCGGCCGCCGTGTCGCCGGACCACACGGGATACCCGGCGAGGGCGTCGTCGCCCGTGAGCGAGACGCCGGCGCGGACGCCGATCCCGCCGGCGTCGATCGAATACACGGTCCGGGCGCGGAGGCTGAACCGCGCCGACTGCCCCGGCTGCACCACCACCGTCGTGGAGCTCGAGCCGTCGACGGCGTCGACCGTCACCTGGGCCTCGTCTGCAGTGGGGTTGGCGACCGTGAGCGCCGGCGACGGACCCGTGGGCGTCGCGAAGAGGCTCGGCACGGCGAGCGCGGGCGCCGGCGTGTACCAGGCGAAGTCCGCCCCCTCGCCGAAGCCCGTCGTCTGCCAGACGGCCCCCACGACGGGAGCCTCCGCCTGCACCCGGACGGTGTACTCGCGGGGGTCGAGGCCCCCGAGATCGAGGTCGAGCGGCAGTCCCGCCGTGAGCGGCACCTCGATCGGCTCCGACACGGGCTGTGCGACGCCCGTCGGCACGACGGTCACCTGCGCGGTCGTGTCGGCGGACGGCGACAGCACGCGCAGGACGGTCGCGGCATCCGTCGCGGGCCCGTCGCCGGCGGCGACCGCGACGCCCGGGATCACGATGTCGGGGTCGGGCGACTCGATGGCACCGACCTGGTCGACACCGCCCGGGAGGAGCGTGCGGGTGAGGCTCGTCTGGAGCACAGCCGTCACGGGGGCCCCGGTCGCCGAGACGCGGATCACGGGGCTGTCCTGCCCGAGGGCGAGCCCGGCGAGGGAGAGAGCCTGCTGCGATCCGGCCGCGACCACGAGGTCGCCGCCCGGGGGGACGACGGGCCCGCTCGTGCCGAAGACGGTGAGCTCGACGGTCGCAGCCACCTCGCCGGGGTTGGAGATGACGACGATGTCCGCGGCGCCCGTCGTCGTGGCCCCGCCGACGAGCCACGACTCGGTGAGCGGCGGCCGGCACGGCGAGGCCGCGAAGCCCGAGAGGTCCTCGTCCGAGACGGTCGACGAGCCGGTGGCCGCGACATCCGTCCGCGTGCGGTTCTCGGGCTCGGCGGTGAAGACCGATGCGATCGAGCCCGCCACCGAAGTGTCGAGCTGCGTCTCCACGGGCGGCGCGGATCCTTCCCCCACCCCTGCGGTGAGGTTCTGGTCGGCGGCCACCGAGATCGCACCGGCGTCGACGGGGTCGCGCCCGAGCGCGAGGACTGATCCCGCGCACGACAGGACGCTGGCCTCGGGGGCGGGCACGGCGGTGATCTCGACCGGCTCGCGGGTGAGGGTCGGCCACGGGACCGCGACCGCCGTCGCGACGGCGACGACGAAGCCTGCCGCGACGAGGGTGCCGGCGAGGGCGCGCGCCCCCGTCGTCGCCCAGCGGAAGACCCGGCGATCGCTCATCGCCCCTCCTGCCAGTAGTGCCCGACGACGCGGGGAGTGCGCTGCGCCGCGCGACGCGCGCCGGAGGTCGGGATCGCCAGCAGCAGTGCGACGCCGAAGGCCGCGAGCTGTCCGAACGCGATCCACCCGGCCAATCCGCCGACGGATGCCTCGGCCCGGCCGGCCACGGCGATCGTCACGCGCCAGAGCGAGCCCTTGGGCGTGTCGCCGACCGCGTCGAGACCGTCGCGCTGGTCGAGCGCGGTCTGCGACGAGAGGCGGAGGGAGCGAGCCGCGTCCGACTCCGGCTCGGCGGCGGGCGCGAGCAGGACGAACCTGATGCCCTCCGCCGCCGCCTGGGCGACGGCATCCCCTGCCGAGGCCGTCACGAGATCGGCGGAGAGGTTCGCGAGCGTCCGGTCGGCCTTCGTCGGGGAGGTGCGGGTCGCGACGATGGTGGCCTGGCCGCCCAGCGTCTCGCTTCCACCCCAGACGAGGTCGGCGGCGAGCCCGCCGGCGTTCTGAGGGGTGAGCACGAGCGTCCCGACATCGGGGTCGTCACGCCCCTCGGCGGCGACGTAGGCGGGCAGGGTGCTCTCGGGGCCGTTCGTCAGGAACGTCACCCCCCGCACGGAAGCCGTGAGCGCGGGCACCGCCAGCACGGCGATGGCCGCGATCACCCCGACCGCGACGAGGCTGCGGACGGTCGCGAGTCGAGGAGCGAGCCCTGAGTCGAGGGCGACGAGCGCTCCGCCGAGCGCTCCGAGCCACGCGAGGCTCACTCCGGCCCCCGGCCACACCGGCACCGCGAGCGACTCGTCGAATGCGACCGAGACGGCCGCGGCGGCGAACGCCGTGCCGATGCCGAGCACGGCTACGACGAGCAGCACGACCCCCGACAGCCAGCGCTGCGTCACGGGGGCGACCAGGGCGAGCACCGCGATCGGGGCCGCGAGCAGCGGCACCCACCACGTCGGCCCGCCGTCGAGGAACGCGCCCCATCCGCCGGGGTCGGAGGTCGGGAAACCGGCGGCGAGGAGCGCCCGGCCGGCCGGGTCGGCCGCGACCTGGGGTCCGGCCCAGGGAACGCCGGGATCGGCGAGGAGCCCCCACGCGTCGCCGGAGCGCAGCTGATACCAGACGAGCGGCGCGGCGAGCGCGGCCGTCGGGATCACTACCCAGACGAGCTGGGCGACGCCGCGCCCGGCGCGGCGGGCGATCGTGAGGCTGAGCGCGACGACCCACACCACGGCGAGCGCAGGCGCGAGCGACGGGGCGCACGCCACGACGCCGGCGAGGAGGACGGATGCCGCGCCCGCCGCCACCCAGGAGCGATGCGCCACCGAGGCGGCGTAGAAGAGCCAGGGCAGCAGCAGATGGGCGATGACGGCCGCGGGCCGGCCCTCGACGAGGGCGGCGAGGAAGGTCGGCGCCAGTGCCCAGACCGCTCCGCCCGTGATCCGGAGGATGGGCCGGTCGGTGACGCGGGTCGCAGCGAACCAGCCGCCGAGCGCCGCGAGCGGGAGCGAGAGGATCCACAGGATCACGACGGTCCGCGACGGCTCGAGCGGCCAGAGCGAGCCGAGCACCGCGATGACGGCGGCGAAGGGGTCGGCGGGCCCGACGGTGTCGAGGCCCAGCGCACGCGCGCCGTACGCGGCATCCGTCCACAGCTGCGCCACGACCGAGCGGAGGGGCTGCAGCGCACCGCCCCCGAGTACCGGCCACGCCAGCAGCGCCGTGAACGAAGCGACCGAGACGACCAGAGCGGCGAGGACGAGCCATGCTCCGCCGCCCGCGAAGAACCGCAGCTCGCCGCGCTGGACGTCGCCGAGCACCTCGGGACCGTCGTCGAGGCGCTCGCGGAGCTCGGAGCGGCCCACCCGCAGCGGGGCGAGCTGGGCCCACGTGGCCGAGCGCGCGTGCCGGATGCGCGACCGCGACCGTGCGATCGCCCCGAGACGCACGAGGACGATGGCCGATGCCGCCCACTCCGGGGCGATGAGCCCCGGCTGCTTGCCGACCAGGAGCACGATCGTGCGCCAGAGCGCCAGCGGAAGGATCGCCAGCCACAGGAACGGCAGCGCGACGGGGTGCGCGTAAGCGAGGCGCCGATGCAGCTGCGACGTGCGCTCGGCGATCGCCGTGTGCATCCTCCGTGCGCGCGATGTCGGCGCGGCCGGACCGGCGACGCCGTCGCCCGAGACCGCGACGAGGGCGTTCGGGACGAGCGTGACGCGAGACCCGGCGAGGCGCGCCCGGATGCCGAGATCGAGTCCCTCCTCGGCACCGCCGAGGGCGCGATCGAGTCCCTTGAGCTTGTGCCAGGCATCGCCGCGGACGAGGATGCCTCGGACGTCGGCGCCGAGCACATCCTCGCGGACGTCGTGCTGGCCCTGGTCGAGCTCTCCGTCTGCGAGCCCGACGGCCCGACCGACCTGCGTGACACTCATCCCGAGCGACACGATGACCGATCGATCGTCCGCCCGGACGAGCTTCGGGGCGACGAACGCGACCGACGGGGCGAGCTCGAGCGCACCCGCAAGGCGGGCCAGCGCCTCCGGCTCCGGGGCTGTGTCCTGCGCCAGGAGCCAGACGGCGTCCCCTGCGGCGACGCGACGCGAGGCGATCGCGGTGGCTTCGGCGAAGCGTGTGCGAGCGGGCGTCGTGATCACAGACTCTGCGGGCGCGGATGCCGCGGCCTCGGCCGCAATGGGATCGTCGCCGCAGACGACGATCGTGAGGGCGTCGACCGGCCGGGATTGCGCCGAGAGCGCTGCGAGAGTCCGCCGAAGATGGAACGCCGCGGGGGTGCGCCCATCGGGGCGCACGACGAGGATCGCGTGTACTCGGCCGGGCATGACGCAGGTCAGCCTAGGCGGGCGGCATCCGCGTTCCGGGGTGCACGCTCGGCGCGCCCCCGATCGCGGACCCGCACCCGGTCAGCCGGCGCGACGCTTGAGCTTGCGCCGCTCGCGCTCGCTCAGGCCGCCCCAGATCCCGAAGCGCTCGTCGTTCTGGAGCGCGTACTCGAGGCATTCGCCCCGCACATCGCACGAGGTGCAGATGCGCTTGGCGTCACGCGTCGAGCCGCCCTTCTCCGGAAAGAAGGCTTCGGGGTCGGTCTGCGCACACAGCGCATCGGTCTGCCAACCGAGCGGATTCTCGTCTTCGCCCTCGACGGGCCGACGAACCCCTGGCACGCCCAGGTTGACCGGATCGACGAACCAATTGTCGGGAACGCCGGAACGGTAATTCGAAACCGTCATCTCGTTCTCCCACCTGCTGAACCCCCCACGCTGGTGTGCGTGTACGAGCAATTACACCCGTGTAATTCGCCCCGGTCAAGTCGCGAACCATAAAGCCTCAGCCCGCGGTTGAGGGTTCACGACGCGCCGACGGCGTGTCACACCCGGATAACGCCTGGCCCGCGCACGGCGGCCACCGAGTCCCGTCTCAGATCAGGGGTGGTCGCCGCCGGCCGGCTCGCTCCGCTGGAGCGCCGGTCAGCGACCCGGGGTCGCGACGAAGAGGTCGCCCGACCCCGTCACCCCGAGGGTCCCCTCGTCGGGCGTCACGAGGACGGCGCAGCCCGGGATGAGGGTCGCCTGGGCGCCGGTCGCGGATGCCGTCACCTCGACCTCGCCCGAGGTCACGAGCGCGATCGCGACGCCCTCGAGGGGCACCCGGGTCGCG
This genomic interval from Microbacterium sp. 4R-513 contains the following:
- a CDS encoding WhiB family transcriptional regulator, translating into MTVSNYRSGVPDNWFVDPVNLGVPGVRRPVEGEDENPLGWQTDALCAQTDPEAFFPEKGGSTRDAKRICTSCDVRGECLEYALQNDERFGIWGGLSERERRKLKRRAG
- a CDS encoding glycosyltransferase; the protein is MPGRVHAILVVRPDGRTPAAFHLRRTLAALSAQSRPVDALTIVVCGDDPIAAEAAASAPAESVITTPARTRFAEATAIASRRVAAGDAVWLLAQDTAPEPEALARLAGALELAPSVAFVAPKLVRADDRSVIVSLGMSVTQVGRAVGLADGELDQGQHDVREDVLGADVRGILVRGDAWHKLKGLDRALGGAEEGLDLGIRARLAGSRVTLVPNALVAVSGDGVAGPAAPTSRARRMHTAIAERTSQLHRRLAYAHPVALPFLWLAILPLALWRTIVLLVGKQPGLIAPEWAASAIVLVRLGAIARSRSRIRHARSATWAQLAPLRVGRSELRERLDDGPEVLGDVQRGELRFFAGGGAWLVLAALVVSVASFTALLAWPVLGGGALQPLRSVVAQLWTDAAYGARALGLDTVGPADPFAAVIAVLGSLWPLEPSRTVVILWILSLPLAALGGWFAATRVTDRPILRITGGAVWALAPTFLAALVEGRPAAVIAHLLLPWLFYAASVAHRSWVAAGAASVLLAGVVACAPSLAPALAVVWVVALSLTIARRAGRGVAQLVWVVIPTAALAAPLVWYQLRSGDAWGLLADPGVPWAGPQVAADPAGRALLAAGFPTSDPGGWGAFLDGGPTWWVPLLAAPIAVLALVAPVTQRWLSGVVLLVVAVLGIGTAFAAAAVSVAFDESLAVPVWPGAGVSLAWLGALGGALVALDSGLAPRLATVRSLVAVGVIAAIAVLAVPALTASVRGVTFLTNGPESTLPAYVAAEGRDDPDVGTLVLTPQNAGGLAADLVWGGSETLGGQATIVATRTSPTKADRTLANLSADLVTASAGDAVAQAAAEGIRFVLLAPAAEPESDAARSLRLSSQTALDQRDGLDAVGDTPKGSLWRVTIAVAGRAEASVGGLAGWIAFGQLAAFGVALLLAIPTSGARRAAQRTPRVVGHYWQEGR
- a CDS encoding DUF5719 family protein; this translates as MSDRRVFRWATTGARALAGTLVAAGFVVAVATAVAVPWPTLTREPVEITAVPAPEASVLSCAGSVLALGRDPVDAGAISVAADQNLTAGVGEGSAPPVETQLDTSVAGSIASVFTAEPENRTRTDVAATGSSTVSDEDLSGFAASPCRPPLTESWLVGGATTTGAADIVVISNPGEVAATVELTVFGTSGPVVPPGGDLVVAAGSQQALSLAGLALGQDSPVIRVSATGAPVTAVLQTSLTRTLLPGGVDQVGAIESPDPDIVIPGVAVAAGDGPATDAATVLRVLSPSADTTAQVTVVPTGVAQPVSEPIEVPLTAGLPLDLDLGGLDPREYTVRVQAEAPVVGAVWQTTGFGEGADFAWYTPAPALAVPSLFATPTGPSPALTVANPTADEAQVTVDAVDGSSSTTVVVQPGQSARFSLRARTVYSIDAGGIGVRAGVSLTGDDALAGYPVWSGDTAAEPIVVYP